The following proteins are encoded in a genomic region of Nonomuraea muscovyensis:
- the argB gene encoding acetylglutamate kinase has product MRANGAHAKAGTLIEALPWLTRFHGATVVIKYGGNAMTEQALQEGFAEDVVFLRHAGLRPVVVHGGGPQISEHLDRLGIESTFTAGLRVTTPEAMQVVRMVLVGQVNRDVVGLINRHGPFAVGLSGEDAHLFTAERKHALVDGEPVDIGQVGEIVKVEPGAVQALLDDGRIPVVSSIARGADGEIYNVNADTAAAALAVALGAQKLVILTDVEGLYANWPDDTDVIDELAATELEALMPTLSSGMVPKMGACLTAVRGGVPRAHVLDGRVPHALLLEIFTDEGIGTMVMPDE; this is encoded by the coding sequence ATGAGAGCCAACGGCGCGCACGCCAAGGCCGGCACCCTCATCGAGGCGCTGCCCTGGCTGACCCGCTTCCACGGCGCGACCGTCGTCATCAAGTACGGCGGCAACGCGATGACCGAGCAGGCCCTCCAGGAGGGCTTCGCCGAGGACGTCGTCTTCCTGCGCCACGCCGGCCTGCGCCCGGTCGTCGTGCACGGCGGCGGGCCCCAGATCAGTGAGCACCTCGACCGGCTCGGCATCGAGTCCACCTTCACCGCCGGTCTGCGGGTCACCACGCCCGAGGCCATGCAGGTCGTCAGGATGGTGCTCGTCGGCCAGGTCAACCGCGACGTGGTCGGCCTGATCAACCGGCACGGCCCGTTCGCCGTGGGCCTGTCCGGCGAGGACGCCCACCTGTTCACCGCCGAGCGCAAGCACGCGCTCGTCGACGGCGAGCCCGTCGACATCGGCCAGGTCGGCGAGATCGTCAAGGTCGAGCCCGGCGCCGTCCAGGCCCTGCTCGACGACGGCCGCATCCCCGTCGTCTCCAGCATCGCCCGCGGCGCCGACGGAGAAATCTACAATGTAAATGCCGACACCGCGGCCGCCGCGCTGGCCGTCGCCCTGGGCGCCCAGAAGCTCGTCATCCTCACCGACGTCGAGGGCCTGTACGCCAACTGGCCCGACGACACCGACGTGATCGACGAGCTGGCCGCCACGGAGCTCGAAGCCCTCATGCCCACCCTGTCCAGCGGTATGGTCCCCAAGATGGGGGCATGCCTGACAGCGGTGCGCGGCGGCGTCCCACGGGCCCACGTGCTCGACGGCCGGGTGCCCCACGCGCTGCTTCTGGAGATCTTCACCGACGAAGGAATCGGAACCATGGTGATGCCCGATGAGTGA